The following coding sequences lie in one Rutidosis leptorrhynchoides isolate AG116_Rl617_1_P2 chromosome 4, CSIRO_AGI_Rlap_v1, whole genome shotgun sequence genomic window:
- the LOC139844826 gene encoding UDP-glucuronate 4-epimerase 3-like: MKSSSHLDNIPSTPGKFKMDKPNYNQFNRFRWHYSYLAKLTFWSFVFLGLIFIFFFKSPQSSPPTSTPSSDLSRRSLKTRSWGGPDWEKRVKSSSKIRSKTGFSVLVTGAAGFVGTHVSAALKRRGDGVLGLDNFNDYYDPALKRARQALLERSGIYIVEGDINDAVLLKKLFEVVHFTHVMHLAAQAGVRYALENPNSYIHSNIAGFVNLLEVCKNANPQPAIVWASSSSVYGLNTKVPFSEKDRTDQPASLYAATKKAGEEIAHTYNHIYGLSLTGLRFFTVYGPWGRPDMAYFFFTKDILKGKTIPIFELANHGTVARDFTYIDDIVKGCLGALDTAEKSTGSGGKKKGAAQLRVINLGNTSPVPVSDLVSILEKLLKVKAKRRVMKLPRNGDVPFTHANISFAQREFGYKPTTDLQTGLKKFVKWYVTYYGSGKKSDH; this comes from the coding sequence atgaaGTCATCATCTCATTTGGATAATATCCCTTCAACACCTGGTAAATTCAAAATGGATAAACCCAATTATAACCAATTCAATAGATTCAGATGGCATTATTCATATTTAGCAAAGCTTACATTTTGGAGTTTTGTCTTTTTgggtttaatttttatttttttcttcaaaTCACCACAATCATCACCCCCGACATCAACCCCATCATCAGATCTCTCTCGTAGATCCTTAAAAACCAGATCTTGGGGCGGACCCGATTGGGAAAAACGGGTCAAATCATCTTCCAAGATCCGATCAAAAACTGGGTTTTCCGTCTTAGTCACCGGTGCCGCCGGATTCGTCGGAACCCATGTCAGCGCCGCCTTGAAACGACGCGGTGATGGTGTTTTAGGGTTAGACAATTTCAATGATTATTATGATCCAGCCCTGAAAAGGGCTAGACAAGCTTTGTTAGAAAGAAGTGGGATTTACATTGTGGAAGGTGACATAAACGACGCCGTATTGCTCAAGAAATTATTTGAGGTAGTTCATTTTACTCATGTAATGCATTTAGCTGCTCAAGCTGGTGTTAGATATGCTTTAGAAAACCCTAATTCTTATATTCATAGTAATATTGCTGGTTTTGTTAATTTACTTGAAGTTTGTAAAAATGCTAATCCACAACCTGCTATTGTGTGGGCATCATCTAGTTCTGTTTATGGATTAAATACCAAAGTACCCTTTTCCGAAAAAGACCGAACCGATCAACCCGCAAGCTTATACGCTGCTACGAAAAAAGCCGGTGAAGAAATCGCGCATACGTATAATCATATATACGGTTTGTCATTAACTGGTTTAAGGTTCTTTACTGTTTATGGACCATGGGGCAGACCAGATATGGCTTATTTTTTCTTCACTAAAGATATTTTGAAAGGAAAAACGATTCCGATTTTCGAATTGGCTAATCATGGTACGGTTGCTCGTGATTTTACGTATATTGATGATATTGTAAAGGGTTGTTTAGGTGCTTTAGATACAGCCGAAAAGAGTACAGGTAGTGGTGGGAAGAAAAAAGGTGCTGCACAATTAAGAGTGATTAATTTAGGGAATACGTCGCCTGTTCCAGTTTCGGATCTTGTTAGTATTTTGGAGAAATTGTTGAAAGTGAAAGCGAAAAGACGTGTGATGAAGTTGCCTAGAAATGGTGATGTACCCTTTACTCATGCTAATATTAGTTTTGCACAAAGGGAATTTGGGTATAAACCAACAACGGATCTTCAAACGGGGTTGAAGAAGTTTGTGAAATGGTATGTGACTTATTATGGTTCGGGGAAGAAGAGTGATCATTGA